A window of Hymenobacter aerilatus contains these coding sequences:
- a CDS encoding VCBS repeat-containing protein: MLFKHSFCVAASLLLVLLYLTGCQHEQRAAVPKNALFQLVPAEESHVTFRNDLQEDELTNVLVYEYTYNGGGVALGDVNNDGLDDIYFTANKGSNKLYLNKGNLHFEDATDAAGVALPLGWKTGVTMVDLNADGLLDFYVCRSGDLPGKIRQNQLFLNLGPDAQGVPHFREQAAACGLADSAYSTQAVFFDYDKDQDLDMLLLNHSPRRFENLDEFYIKQLMRTPDALTGLKLYRNEGTREGLPQFREVATAAGLLNTRLTFALGASVADLNNDGWPDIYLSNDYLAPDYLYLNNHDGTFTDQLGNQMGHTSLSSMGNDAADLNNDGYADVCTLDMLPEDNRRQKLLFASDNYELFRIRDEAGLHKQYMRNMLHLNNGNGTFSEVGQLAGISNTDWSWSPLLADYDNDGWKDLFITNGFLHDYTNLDFLKYMGDFLHDRQGDVQRKNLLDLVRKMPSSNVVGYAFRNNGDATFANVSADWGITEPANSNGAAYADLDNDGDLDVVVNNLNGEAFLYRNTAEKQLKNHGLSVRLEGTGANRLGIGTKVLLYGPGGTQIQEQLVGRGYESSVSPVLHFGLGKQHQADSVRVMWPSGMQQVVRAVAAGKLLVLREAEAQKPLAPAPAMPSLPVFAAVTSPIAAVAEENNVNDFKRQPLLINSLSYSGPCLVQADVNGDGRQDMFMGGASGHASRIFVQQASGKFAELPQPALEADYLHEDTDAAFLDADRDGDLDLYVASGGYDNFLPGDALLQDRLYLNDGRGNFSKSSAGSLPTMPTSTACVRVADVNGDGAPDLFVGGRVTPGRYPEPPTSYLLLNDGHGHFRDQTPTLAPVLQHLGMVTDAAWVDLNQDQRPDLVTVGEWLPVQVWVNQNGRLTDQTATYLPGKLSGWWNKLLVTDLNQDHKPDLVIGNMGLNTQCRATESQPAELYYKDFDDNGAVDPILCMYLQGKSYPFVSRDELLDQLSMTRSRFPNYKSYADAQLTDIFKAEELKDAPVLRANHLQTTCLLSTPQARYRLAPLPLKAQYTPIFALTTLDYNHDGYPDLLLGGNSTHSRIRFGNNDAGYGLLLRGDGKGGFTTVPQQQSGLRVQGDVRSFAQLGRVLVVGRNNQPLQAYTLNSR; the protein is encoded by the coding sequence ATGCTTTTCAAGCACTCGTTTTGTGTTGCCGCTAGCCTACTGCTCGTGCTGTTGTACCTCACTGGTTGCCAGCACGAGCAGCGAGCCGCAGTACCTAAGAACGCGCTATTTCAGTTGGTGCCGGCGGAGGAAAGTCACGTCACATTCCGTAACGACCTTCAAGAGGACGAGCTGACGAATGTGCTGGTATACGAATACACATACAACGGCGGTGGTGTGGCCTTGGGCGATGTGAACAACGACGGCCTTGATGACATTTACTTTACTGCCAACAAGGGTAGCAACAAGCTCTACCTCAACAAAGGCAACCTTCACTTTGAGGACGCGACCGACGCTGCGGGTGTGGCGCTGCCGCTCGGCTGGAAAACCGGCGTGACCATGGTCGACCTGAATGCCGACGGCCTGCTCGACTTCTACGTGTGCCGCTCGGGCGACTTGCCGGGCAAGATTCGCCAAAATCAGCTGTTTCTGAATCTGGGGCCGGATGCGCAGGGCGTGCCGCATTTTCGGGAGCAAGCTGCTGCTTGTGGGCTGGCCGACTCGGCTTACAGCACCCAGGCGGTGTTCTTTGATTACGACAAAGACCAGGACCTCGACATGCTCCTGCTGAACCACAGTCCGCGCCGGTTTGAGAACCTGGATGAGTTCTACATCAAGCAGCTCATGCGAACTCCCGACGCGCTGACGGGCCTGAAGCTGTACCGCAACGAAGGCACCCGCGAAGGCCTACCCCAGTTTCGGGAGGTGGCCACGGCGGCAGGCCTGCTAAACACGCGGCTGACGTTTGCGCTCGGTGCCTCGGTGGCCGACCTCAACAACGACGGCTGGCCCGACATCTACCTTTCCAACGACTACCTAGCCCCCGACTACCTCTACCTCAACAACCACGACGGCACCTTCACCGACCAGCTCGGCAACCAGATGGGCCACACCTCGCTCTCGTCGATGGGCAACGACGCAGCCGACCTCAACAACGACGGCTACGCCGACGTGTGTACCCTCGATATGCTGCCCGAGGACAACCGACGGCAGAAGCTGCTCTTTGCCAGCGACAACTACGAGCTGTTCCGCATTCGCGACGAGGCGGGTCTGCATAAGCAGTACATGCGCAACATGCTGCACCTCAATAATGGCAACGGCACTTTCAGCGAGGTTGGGCAGCTAGCGGGCATCTCAAATACTGACTGGAGTTGGTCCCCGTTGCTGGCCGACTACGATAATGACGGTTGGAAAGACCTGTTCATCACCAACGGCTTTCTGCACGACTACACCAACCTCGACTTTCTCAAGTACATGGGCGACTTTCTGCACGACCGCCAGGGCGACGTGCAGCGCAAGAACCTGCTGGACTTGGTACGCAAAATGCCTTCTTCCAACGTGGTGGGCTACGCGTTCCGCAACAATGGCGATGCTACGTTCGCCAACGTCAGCGCCGACTGGGGTATCACGGAACCCGCCAACAGCAACGGCGCCGCCTACGCCGACCTCGACAACGACGGCGACCTGGACGTGGTGGTCAACAACCTCAACGGCGAGGCTTTTCTCTACCGCAACACGGCGGAAAAGCAACTGAAGAACCACGGCCTTTCTGTTCGATTGGAGGGCACGGGAGCCAACCGCCTGGGTATTGGGACAAAAGTGCTGCTGTACGGTCCTGGAGGCACGCAGATCCAGGAACAACTAGTTGGGCGCGGCTACGAGTCGAGCGTGTCGCCGGTGCTGCATTTTGGTCTAGGCAAGCAACACCAAGCCGATTCGGTGCGCGTAATGTGGCCGAGCGGTATGCAGCAGGTAGTGCGCGCCGTTGCAGCCGGCAAGCTACTGGTGCTGCGCGAAGCGGAAGCGCAAAAGCCCCTAGCGCCAGCTCCGGCCATGCCTAGCTTGCCAGTGTTTGCGGCGGTGACTTCACCGATTGCAGCAGTAGCGGAGGAAAATAACGTGAATGATTTCAAGCGCCAACCGCTACTGATTAATAGCTTATCGTATAGCGGCCCATGCCTGGTGCAGGCCGATGTAAACGGCGACGGTCGGCAGGACATGTTTATGGGTGGTGCCTCGGGTCATGCCAGCCGCATCTTTGTACAGCAAGCTTCAGGAAAGTTTGCGGAGCTACCGCAGCCAGCCTTGGAAGCCGACTACTTGCACGAAGACACCGACGCGGCTTTCTTGGACGCAGACCGCGACGGCGACCTGGACCTCTATGTAGCCAGTGGTGGCTACGACAACTTCCTACCCGGCGACGCCCTGCTGCAAGATCGGCTCTACCTCAACGATGGGCGCGGCAACTTCAGCAAAAGCTCCGCGGGCAGCCTGCCCACCATGCCCACTAGCACCGCCTGCGTGCGGGTAGCTGACGTGAACGGCGACGGTGCTCCGGACCTCTTTGTGGGGGGACGTGTGACGCCCGGCCGCTACCCCGAGCCGCCGACCAGCTACCTGTTGCTCAACGACGGCCACGGCCACTTCCGCGACCAGACGCCTACCCTAGCGCCGGTGCTTCAGCACCTGGGCATGGTAACCGATGCCGCCTGGGTAGACCTGAACCAAGACCAACGGCCCGACTTAGTGACGGTGGGCGAATGGCTGCCAGTGCAAGTATGGGTGAATCAAAACGGCCGGCTCACCGACCAGACTGCTACCTACTTACCTGGCAAGCTCTCGGGTTGGTGGAACAAGCTGCTGGTGACTGACCTCAATCAAGATCACAAGCCCGATCTGGTAATCGGCAATATGGGTTTGAACACTCAGTGCCGGGCTACCGAGAGCCAGCCGGCAGAACTTTACTACAAAGACTTCGACGACAACGGCGCTGTTGATCCTATCCTGTGCATGTACTTGCAGGGGAAAAGCTACCCCTTCGTGTCGCGCGACGAGTTGCTGGACCAGCTCAGCATGACACGCAGCCGTTTCCCGAACTACAAGAGCTACGCCGACGCCCAGCTTACCGATATTTTTAAGGCGGAAGAGTTGAAAGACGCCCCTGTATTACGCGCCAATCACTTGCAAACCACCTGTCTGCTGAGTACTCCACAAGCCAGGTATCGGCTAGCTCCTCTCCCACTCAAAGCGCAGTACACCCCCATCTTTGCCCTCACTACCCTCGACTACAACCACGACGGCTACCCCGACTTGCTACTAGGTGGCAACAGCACTCACAGCCGCATCCGCTTCGGCAACAACGATGCAGGCTACGGCCTGCTACTACGCGGGGATGGGAAAGGCGGCTTCACCACGGTGCCGCAGCAACAATCTGGGCTACGGGTGCAGGGTGACGTGCGCAGCTTTGCCCAGCTTGGCCGGGTGCTGGTGGTGGGGCGCAATAATCAGCCCTTGCAGGCCTACACGCTCAATAGTCGATAA
- a CDS encoding vanadium-dependent haloperoxidase, translating into MKRLFLLLFLLATGVGGPSCRRMAPADYEPTADRIGWVVGEMNELMMHDVTNPPLAARFFAYAMLAGNEVLARSDSTCPGVADRLHTPLAIPRATPKGYSPRLATLLAMLQTAGKLQPSGAELQAREQKLLDECRQRGMPTEVLAASQQVAGQVAQAVLAYAKQDGYYRISDRPRYTPTEGAGYWYPTPPGYFAAVEPYFSTIRPFFLDSAGQFAPAPPQAFATAKGSDFYQLMDSVRQVGNTLTTEQRQIASFWDCNPFAMQDQGHLQVGLKKMSPGAHWMKIAGIACGQSRASFGRTVHIHTALALTLTDAFICCWKEKYRSNRIRPETAIRRYLDPEWKPLLQTPPFPEYLSGHSVISTAAAGVLDHYFGPSFAYTDDTEKEFGLKPRHFGSFQQAATEAAVSRLYGGIHFPDAIRQGQVQGRKVGQLTILRLARPASAGEVAQSIHPFYQ; encoded by the coding sequence ATGAAGCGCCTATTCTTGCTTTTATTTCTGCTGGCTACCGGTGTGGGTGGCCCCTCTTGCCGGCGCATGGCACCCGCCGACTATGAGCCCACAGCCGACCGAATTGGTTGGGTGGTAGGCGAGATGAACGAGCTCATGATGCACGATGTGACCAACCCACCGTTGGCCGCTCGTTTTTTTGCCTACGCAATGCTGGCGGGCAATGAAGTGCTGGCGCGAAGTGACTCAACCTGCCCTGGAGTAGCGGACCGGCTGCACACGCCGCTGGCTATACCCAGGGCAACTCCCAAAGGATATTCACCTCGATTAGCCACGCTCCTGGCTATGCTGCAAACAGCCGGGAAGCTCCAGCCATCTGGGGCGGAGCTGCAAGCCCGCGAACAGAAGCTTCTGGATGAGTGCCGCCAGCGTGGTATGCCAACGGAAGTGCTTGCCGCCTCGCAGCAAGTGGCCGGCCAAGTTGCTCAGGCAGTGCTGGCCTATGCCAAGCAAGATGGCTACTACCGCATCAGTGACCGGCCGCGCTATACCCCTACCGAAGGGGCAGGCTATTGGTACCCTACCCCGCCCGGCTATTTCGCAGCAGTGGAGCCATACTTCAGCACCATTCGGCCGTTCTTTCTGGATTCGGCGGGGCAGTTTGCGCCAGCGCCTCCGCAGGCGTTTGCCACTGCCAAGGGTTCGGACTTCTACCAGCTTATGGATAGTGTACGGCAGGTAGGCAACACGCTCACCACGGAGCAACGGCAAATAGCCAGTTTCTGGGACTGCAACCCGTTTGCCATGCAAGACCAGGGCCACTTGCAGGTAGGGCTCAAGAAAATGTCGCCGGGGGCGCACTGGATGAAGATTGCCGGTATTGCCTGTGGGCAGAGCCGGGCTTCCTTTGGGCGTACCGTGCACATACACACGGCGCTGGCCCTTACCCTCACCGATGCGTTTATTTGCTGCTGGAAAGAGAAGTACCGCAGCAACCGCATCCGCCCCGAAACGGCTATCCGTCGCTACCTCGACCCGGAGTGGAAACCCCTACTCCAGACTCCACCTTTTCCGGAGTATCTGAGTGGCCACTCCGTTATTTCCACGGCGGCGGCAGGGGTATTAGACCACTACTTCGGCCCTTCCTTCGCCTACACCGATGATACCGAGAAAGAGTTCGGGTTGAAGCCCAGGCATTTCGGCTCCTTTCAGCAAGCGGCCACCGAAGCCGCCGTATCGCGTCTCTACGGCGGCATTCATTTTCCGGATGCTATCCGACAGGGGCAGGTTCAGGGGCGAAAGGTGGGTCAACTAACAATATTGCGTCTGGCTCGTCCCGCATCAGCAGGAGAAGTAGCTCAAAGTATCCACCCTTTCTATCAGTAG
- a CDS encoding SusC/RagA family TonB-linked outer membrane protein, producing MKIPLLHTNSLVLAASLCGASAAMPGESLASARLTAPFLQADGPVKGRVVDDKGMGLPGVNVVVKGSTTGTQTDADGQYSLDAPANAVLVFSFVGSTAQEIAVGGRSTVNVTLQPDTKALGEVVVVGYGTQRRADLTSSVASVKEENFIKGATKDAGQLLQGKVAGLTVSTPSGDPTANSQILLRGTATLNSSTQPLVLIDGIPGTLNTVAPEDIESIDVLKDGSAAAIYGTRGTNGVILITTRRPKGNITPTIEYSGYVSTQRIARRPEMLTASEYRQKLADGVAFTDQGASTDWIKAISQDPLIHVHNLTFKGGNGQTNYLINGNYRYFEGIFQKSDNRTFTGRADVNHTMFDGRVKINLGILNSNNRFTTTADGGSFNGYTYRQAVIRNPTAPIYNENGTYAQQLSLFNYENPLSRLYNSDGENTSQNTRLNGSIVWEPIDNLQLKALASNTRYNQVRGYSEDKQHPSTLRDGLNGYASRGTTQVIDKLAELTATYNRSFGEHRFSALAGYSYQQNTAENYYMQNWDFPTDLFTYNNIGIGNAVRLGRAPIYSDKGRWNLVGFFGRVTYNYKEKYLLLASVRREASSRFLGAKQPWGTFPAVSVGWRLNQENFLQGASFIDDLKLRAGYGVTGTAPDASFLGVARLGYTGFFLSNGTWVQTLSPVSNPNPSLRWEEKHETNVGLDYSFLKGRISGTVDYYIRRTNGLLYNYQVPSPPNLFTTTTANVGSMENKGIEVLLNLIPAQTKNFVWNSSFNFSNNQNKLVSLTNDLYTLTNNFFTTGYTGEPIQTYTHRVEVGKRLGDFYGYKVVDVTDDGQWIYETKDGERLPYNQFTHSEDDKQVLGNGLPKYYAGWNNNFQYKQFDLGITMRGAFGYQILNFQRMYYENTGVTQYNRLRSAYDRVFDKAVLSTSMPLEYNSYYVENGSFWKVDNITLGYNFKPNPVKYIKNMRVYVSTLNTFTITGYSGIDPEVNRIGLAPGNDDRDKYPTVRTFTLGANLTF from the coding sequence ATGAAAATTCCCTTACTTCACACTAACAGCCTGGTACTGGCCGCTTCTCTCTGCGGAGCATCGGCAGCAATGCCTGGGGAAAGCTTGGCTTCTGCTCGGCTAACGGCGCCTTTCCTCCAAGCGGATGGCCCCGTCAAAGGTCGGGTGGTCGACGACAAAGGCATGGGGTTGCCCGGCGTAAACGTGGTAGTAAAAGGCAGCACCACTGGCACACAAACAGATGCTGACGGTCAGTACAGTCTGGATGCTCCCGCTAATGCTGTATTGGTATTTAGCTTTGTAGGCTCCACTGCCCAGGAAATAGCAGTAGGAGGACGCTCAACCGTCAATGTGACCCTACAACCCGATACCAAGGCACTTGGCGAGGTAGTGGTAGTAGGCTACGGCACCCAGCGCCGCGCCGACCTGACCAGCTCGGTGGCCAGCGTGAAAGAGGAAAACTTTATCAAAGGCGCTACGAAGGATGCAGGCCAGCTGCTGCAAGGCAAGGTGGCTGGCCTCACGGTAAGCACGCCCAGCGGCGACCCTACCGCCAACAGCCAGATTCTGTTACGCGGTACGGCTACCCTAAACTCCAGCACGCAGCCCTTGGTGCTTATCGACGGGATTCCTGGCACGCTAAATACCGTTGCGCCAGAAGATATTGAGTCGATTGACGTGCTCAAGGATGGCTCGGCAGCGGCTATCTACGGCACGCGTGGCACAAACGGTGTTATCTTAATCACAACGCGGCGCCCAAAGGGCAACATTACGCCAACCATCGAATACAGCGGCTACGTGAGCACGCAGCGCATTGCACGCCGCCCCGAAATGCTGACGGCCAGCGAGTATCGACAGAAGTTAGCTGACGGGGTAGCCTTCACCGATCAAGGTGCCAGTACCGATTGGATCAAAGCAATCAGCCAAGACCCCTTGATTCATGTGCACAACCTCACGTTTAAAGGGGGCAATGGGCAAACTAACTACCTGATTAACGGCAACTACCGCTACTTCGAGGGCATCTTCCAGAAGTCTGATAACCGCACGTTTACAGGCCGCGCCGATGTCAACCACACGATGTTTGATGGCCGGGTGAAAATCAACCTGGGTATTCTAAACAGCAACAACCGCTTTACTACTACTGCCGATGGTGGCAGCTTCAATGGCTATACCTACCGACAGGCCGTTATCCGAAACCCAACGGCGCCTATTTACAATGAGAATGGTACGTATGCGCAACAGCTTTCCTTATTCAACTACGAGAATCCACTTTCTCGACTCTACAACTCAGACGGTGAGAACACCTCTCAGAACACACGTCTGAACGGTAGTATTGTATGGGAGCCCATCGATAATTTGCAATTGAAGGCCTTGGCTTCCAATACCCGCTACAATCAAGTACGTGGCTATTCAGAAGACAAACAACATCCTTCTACCTTGCGAGACGGCCTGAATGGTTATGCCTCCCGGGGCACTACTCAAGTCATTGATAAACTAGCCGAACTGACGGCTACCTACAACCGCAGCTTTGGAGAGCACCGCTTTTCGGCATTGGCTGGCTATAGCTACCAGCAGAATACAGCCGAAAACTATTACATGCAGAACTGGGATTTCCCGACCGATTTATTTACCTACAACAACATCGGTATCGGAAACGCCGTCCGCCTAGGCCGGGCCCCTATCTACAGCGACAAAGGGCGTTGGAACCTCGTGGGTTTCTTTGGCCGTGTAACCTATAACTACAAGGAAAAATACTTGCTGCTCGCCAGTGTGCGACGCGAGGCTTCATCGCGTTTCCTAGGAGCGAAACAACCCTGGGGCACCTTCCCGGCTGTTTCGGTGGGGTGGCGTCTCAACCAGGAGAACTTTCTGCAGGGTGCTTCATTCATTGATGACTTAAAGCTCCGCGCGGGTTATGGTGTAACGGGTACAGCTCCTGATGCCTCTTTCCTCGGGGTAGCTCGGCTTGGATACACAGGCTTCTTCCTTTCTAATGGCACGTGGGTGCAGACGTTGAGCCCCGTAAGCAATCCAAACCCCTCGCTACGCTGGGAGGAAAAGCATGAAACCAATGTGGGTCTCGATTACTCTTTCCTCAAAGGACGCATCAGCGGCACAGTAGATTATTACATCCGTCGCACCAACGGTCTACTCTACAACTATCAGGTACCCTCGCCCCCAAACTTGTTTACGACCACCACAGCCAACGTAGGCTCCATGGAAAACAAAGGCATTGAGGTGTTGCTCAACCTGATACCGGCGCAAACCAAAAACTTTGTTTGGAACTCTAGCTTCAACTTCTCTAATAATCAAAACAAGCTCGTTTCGCTTACCAACGACCTCTACACACTTACCAATAATTTCTTCACGACCGGTTACACCGGGGAACCCATTCAGACCTATACCCACCGGGTAGAAGTAGGGAAGCGTCTGGGTGACTTCTACGGTTACAAAGTTGTAGACGTAACCGACGACGGACAGTGGATTTACGAAACCAAAGACGGAGAGCGGCTGCCCTACAATCAGTTCACGCACAGTGAAGACGATAAGCAAGTACTAGGCAATGGCTTGCCAAAATATTACGCTGGCTGGAATAACAACTTCCAATACAAGCAGTTCGACTTAGGTATTACCATGCGCGGTGCCTTTGGCTACCAAATTCTGAATTTCCAGCGCATGTACTACGAGAATACGGGTGTAACGCAGTACAACCGCCTTCGCTCTGCTTATGACAGAGTGTTCGATAAGGCGGTGCTCAGCACGAGCATGCCGCTAGAATATAACAGCTACTACGTCGAAAACGGCAGCTTCTGGAAAGTTGATAACATCACCCTGGGCTACAACTTTAAGCCAAATCCGGTGAAGTATATCAAGAATATGCGTGTGTACGTGTCTACGCTTAACACCTTCACTATCACCGGCTATTCAGGTATAGACCCCGAGGTGAATCGCATTGGTCTTGCACCCGGCAACGATGACCGCGACAAATACCCAACGGTACGGACCTTCACGCTCGGCGCCAACCTTACCTTCTAA
- a CDS encoding helix-turn-helix domain-containing protein, whose translation MKVPGVRIAFGAHLRTLREARGWSQQELADRADVSKPTVYRIETARYSATLDVLAALAHAMELPLRDLVDFSA comes from the coding sequence GTGAAAGTACCGGGGGTTCGGATAGCGTTTGGAGCTCATTTGCGCACGTTGCGCGAGGCGCGGGGTTGGAGCCAGCAAGAACTGGCTGACCGAGCCGATGTGTCTAAGCCGACGGTATACCGAATTGAAACGGCTCGGTATTCGGCTACACTGGATGTGTTGGCTGCTCTTGCTCATGCTATGGAGCTACCGTTGCGCGATTTGGTAGATTTTTCGGCGTAG
- a CDS encoding RagB/SusD family nutrient uptake outer membrane protein — MKTIAKSLRVSLLAATTLSLLNACTKLDDESYNQIVTSQFTPTSQDLLALVGPAYSTWRPLYLEFNGVYRINETSTDATVTPARPNGWVDDGSYRRLHEHKWTALDATPRDAWTQSYAGITNCNRVLYQIEAGQIPVTAGKEQLIAELRVLRASYYYILCDLFGNVPVVDKFDVPAGFLPTQSTRKQVYDFVVKEITESIPALTDVADATTYGRFSNKWAAQALLAKVYLNAQVYTGQAEWVKCIAACDAVINSGKYSLEAIQASVFRTQNEGSKEIIFAIPFDEVYAQGFRIHMQTLQPQNQQTYNAQGSMWGGGICAIPQFISTYDPDDTRLKQNWIQGQQYSSSGAPLVGVFGATTGKPLAFTNTLPGIDNSLETDGFRVGKFEIKQGVRVDLSNDFPLFRYADILMMKAESQLRLGQSGPAAALVTQVRQRNFINNPSKATVTGADLLKGSTYQYGPARNNVVSPVEGGADIQYGRFLDELGWEFTAEGHRRQDMIRFGVYTKKSWLSHVPNGDYRTLMPIPQNVLNTNANLKQNPGY; from the coding sequence ATGAAAACCATCGCTAAGTCATTGCGCGTTAGCCTACTGGCAGCTACTACGCTCAGCCTTCTCAACGCCTGCACGAAGCTCGACGACGAGAGCTACAACCAGATTGTTACGAGTCAGTTTACACCCACGTCTCAGGATTTGCTGGCCCTAGTTGGCCCGGCTTATAGTACATGGCGGCCGCTTTATCTGGAATTTAATGGTGTTTACCGTATCAACGAAACATCGACGGATGCGACGGTTACGCCGGCTCGACCCAATGGTTGGGTAGACGATGGCTCTTATCGGCGGCTACACGAGCACAAATGGACGGCACTAGACGCCACTCCACGTGATGCCTGGACGCAGTCGTATGCAGGCATTACCAACTGCAACCGAGTGCTCTACCAAATTGAAGCCGGGCAAATTCCAGTTACTGCGGGTAAAGAACAGCTTATTGCAGAGCTACGCGTGCTACGCGCCTCATACTACTACATTCTCTGCGACTTGTTTGGCAACGTACCAGTTGTAGATAAATTCGACGTTCCGGCAGGTTTTCTACCCACACAAAGCACTCGGAAACAGGTATACGATTTCGTTGTGAAAGAAATCACGGAGTCCATACCTGCACTTACCGACGTTGCGGATGCCACCACGTATGGGCGTTTCAGTAATAAATGGGCTGCCCAAGCGCTTCTCGCTAAAGTCTACCTCAATGCGCAGGTATATACAGGACAAGCCGAATGGGTAAAATGTATTGCGGCCTGCGACGCGGTAATCAATTCCGGCAAATACTCGTTGGAAGCTATTCAGGCAAGTGTCTTTAGAACCCAGAATGAGGGTTCAAAGGAAATCATTTTTGCTATTCCTTTTGATGAAGTATATGCGCAGGGGTTCCGCATTCATATGCAGACTTTGCAACCCCAAAACCAACAAACCTACAACGCACAGGGTAGTATGTGGGGCGGTGGCATCTGCGCCATTCCGCAGTTCATCAGCACCTACGACCCAGACGATACTCGTTTGAAGCAAAACTGGATTCAGGGGCAGCAATACTCTTCTTCCGGGGCACCGCTCGTGGGCGTGTTTGGCGCCACTACGGGCAAACCGCTGGCATTCACCAACACGCTACCCGGCATCGATAATTCTTTAGAAACAGATGGCTTCCGGGTAGGCAAGTTTGAAATCAAGCAGGGAGTGCGCGTCGACCTCAGCAACGACTTCCCCCTGTTCCGCTACGCCGATATCCTGATGATGAAAGCCGAATCGCAGTTGCGCTTGGGCCAGTCAGGGCCTGCTGCAGCCTTGGTTACGCAGGTACGCCAGCGCAACTTCATCAACAACCCCTCGAAAGCCACTGTGACAGGCGCTGACCTACTCAAGGGTAGCACTTACCAATACGGCCCGGCGCGCAACAATGTGGTGAGCCCGGTAGAAGGTGGCGCCGATATTCAATACGGCCGTTTCCTAGACGAGCTAGGGTGGGAATTCACTGCCGAAGGTCACCGCCGCCAGGATATGATCCGCTTTGGGGTGTACACCAAGAAATCGTGGCTGTCGCACGTACCCAATGGCGACTACCGCACGCTGATGCCCATTCCGCAAAACGTGTTGAATACCAACGCAAACCTAAAGCAAAACCCCGGCTACTAA